A genomic stretch from Primulina huaijiensis isolate GDHJ02 chromosome 14, ASM1229523v2, whole genome shotgun sequence includes:
- the LOC140958092 gene encoding uncharacterized protein, producing the protein MLLQTRAISTGASSLTSPFQATICHSHYCCSSDKNLTQNPRFSLPKTVFLPRLGKWFHVGNRSRSSCHIGYFRAITPSATMLETPVLWAGRLCIFYALLKAGLAGSPTNPLISDLESGADDFGFYDWFQALSKPEKEAAARRKLVSKWHPTTKGTLRRNYRIPSKSEGRRMLKAIASLLSDDDQFRDATSHKGCQIRRENAHGESVCCNNVRALFDELPTPHLVVEISAFPAGPLTENDYAKAERLERVLRSGPSV; encoded by the exons ATGCTTCTGCAAACCCGCGCCATCTCCACTGGTGCCTCCTCTCTCACATCACCTTTTCAGGCGACCATCTGCCACAGCCACTACTGCTGCAGCTCCGACAAGAATCTCACCCAAAACCCACGCTTTTCATTGCCGaaaaccgtctttcttcctcgtCTAGGGAAATGGTTTCACGTGGGAAACAGATCAAGAAGCAGTTGCCATATTGGTTATTTCAGAGCAATAACACCAAGTGCAACTATGCTTGAGACACCGGTTTTGTGGGCTGGCCGTCTTTGCATTTTCTACGCTCTTTTGAAAGCTGGTTTGGCTGGGTCTCCCACTAATCCACTCATTTCAG ATTTGGAAAGTGGAGCTGACGATTTTGGGTTCTATGATTGGTTTCAGGCGTTAAGCAAACCAG AAAAAGAGGCAGCTGCAAGGAGAAAATTAGTGAGCAAATGGCATCCAACGACCAAGGGTACCCTTAGGCGCAATTACAGAATACCTTCTAAATCTGAAGGAAGACGCATGCTTAAAGCCATCGCATCTTTGCTGTCAGATGATGACCAGTTTAGAGATGCCACATCCCACAAG GGATGTCAAATCAGACGGGAAAACGCTCATGGGGAAAGTGTATGTTGCAACAATGTGCGAGCTCTGTTTGATGAGCTCCCGACTCCACACTTAGTGGTGGAAATCTCAGCTTTTCCTGCCGGTCCTCTCACAGAAAACGATTATGCAAAGGCTGAGAGACTAGAAAGAGTGCTCAGATCTGGTCCTTCAGTTTGA
- the LOC140957166 gene encoding uncharacterized protein, whose product MRRSYGSYFVRRISYLSYXTFEKIDAAVALIELLITPVSVNALSSSTTLTSIADVSVIADPIQSMPSSFKVPPLVNQGMAQPSTGPLPTRTQGGMPQYPQAWFSAGPTQIPLFRESGLVPPINYSALLFGNPIQANSTSMPSFFGPPPVIPASFSLVPQNSSFAASRPQPPIALQPPQIPMAPLLVRSQGNIVMASQNMAMSVAPRVIIPNNMISPIPAAIQSTGGAPLSHPVASLFYGSAPQPQRGFSPLLPPMASESVSSSIGPMQPAIPPVAMRAPSPNIMSGSTPIPFPGTSSASFLQPGMNNSVSAAIPRPQHGSSADFTFQPQRPQNTFSQVSLQSSQPANHNLAPPIQTGHSPLTPPSPLVRPLMNNMNPYQVQSFPRIQVSHQMNQPRQQISTDLVRSPAAPLVTPRGLPLLGHNTISSGIFQHMQPRNLAPLHIIGNPAGPFPPRAANLINSIPQSHSPGATPHRFPSPRPHFGNYPGKPFPGGTQLTYDPFSPTSAPLNPQMGGNAAKLHNEIDPEYEDLMASVGVK is encoded by the exons atgagacggtcttacggatcgtattttgtgagacgaatatcttatttaagtTATTNCACATTTGAGAAAATTGATGCAGCTGTGGCTTTGATTGAATTGCTAATCACCCCGGTTTCG GTGAACGCATTGTCTTCTTCAACGACATTGACCTCAATAGCTGATGTCAGTGTGATAGCTGATCCAATTCAAAGCATGCCGAGCTCATTTAAGGTGCCTCCACTGGTAAATCAGGGAATGGCTCAGCCATCTACAGGACCTTTACCAACTCGGACTCAAGGTGGCATGCCACAATATCCTCAGGCATGGTTTTCTGCAGGTCCAACTCAGATTCCATTGTTTCGAGAGTCTGGATTAGTCCCCCCAATAAATTATTCTGCACTATTATTTGGTAATCCCATCCAAGCAAATTCCACAAGCATGCCTTCGTTTTTTGGTCCTCCACCGGTTATACCTGCAAGCTTCAGTCTAGTTCCTCAAAATTCTTCCTTTGCTGCCTCCAGACCTCAACCACCCATTGCTTTACAGCCACCGCAAATACCAATGGCTCCATTGCTTGTTCGTTCTCAAGGTAATATTGTTATGGCTTCCCAGAATATGGCCATGTCTGTTGCTCCTCGGGTGATTATCCCTAACAACATGATATCACCTATACCTGCTGCAATCCAATCCACTGGTGGAGCCCCTTTGAGCCATCCTGTTGCTTCTTTATTTTATGGTTCTGCTCCACAACCCCAAAGGGGCTTCTCTCCGTTGCTTCCACCAATGGCATCTGAATCGGTATCTTCATCAATTGGACCAATGCAGCCTGCTATACCACCCGTAGCAATGCGTGCTCCATCCCCGAACATTATGTCTGGTTCAACACCTATTCCTTTCCCGGGAACATCTTCAGCATCATTTCTTCAACCTGGAATGAATAATTCTGTTTCTGCAGCAATTCCAAGACCTCAGCATGGCAGTTCTGCTGACTTCACGTTTCAGCCTCAACGCCCACAGAATACCTTCTCTCAGGTGTCTCTGCAAAGCAGTCAACCTGCAAACCATAATCTGGCACCCCCAATTCAGACTGGGCATTCACCTTTGACGCCACCATCTCCTTTGGTCAGGCCATTGATGAATAATATGAATCCTTATCAGGTTCAGAGTTTCCCAAGAATTCAGGTCAGCCATCAGATGAATCAACCAAGACAACAGATTTCCACGGACTTAGTCAGGAGTCCAGCAGCCCCTCTTGTAACACCTAGAGGTCTGCCATTACTTGGTCACAACACCATTTCATCCGGTATATTCCAACATATGCAACCAAGAAACCTTGCTCCTCTTCACATTATTGGTAATCCTGCTGGTCCTTTTCCTCCCAGAGCCGCAAATCTGATAAATAGCATTCCGCAAAGTCATTCTCCAGGAGCAACCCCACACAGATTCCCTAGCCCACGCCCACATTTTGGTAACTATCCTGGCAAGCCATTTCCTGGTGGCACACAGCTAACATATGATCCTTTCTCACCTACTTCTGCGCCTCTCAACCCTCAGATGGGTGGTAATGCAGCCAAGTTACATAACGAAATTGATCCAGAGTACGAGGACCTGATGGCCTCTGTGGGAGTAAAGTGA
- the LOC140957771 gene encoding uncharacterized protein → MLLQTRAISTGASSLTSPFQATICHSHYCCSSDKNLTQNPRFSLPKTVFLPRLGKWFHVGNRSRSSCHIGYFRAITPCATMLETPVLWAGRLCIFYALLKAGLAGSPTNPLISDLESGADDFGFYDWFQALSKPEKEAAARRKLVSKWHPTTKGTLRRNYRIPSKSEGRRLLKAIASLLSDDDQFRDATSHKGCQIRRENAHGESVCCNNVRALFDELPTPHLVVEISAFPAGPLTENDYAKAERLERVLRSGPSV, encoded by the exons ATGCTTCTGCAAACCCGCGCCATCTCCACTGGTGCCTCCTCTCTCACATCACCTTTTCAGGCGACCATCTGCCACAGCCACTACTGCTGCAGCTCCGACAAGAATCTCACCCAAAACCCACGCTTTTCATTGCCGaaaaccgtctttcttcctcgtCTAGGGAAATGGTTTCACGTGGGAAACAGATCAAGAAGCAGTTGCCATATTGGTTATTTCAGAGCAATAACACCATGTGCAACTATGCTTGAGACACCGGTTTTGTGGGCTGGCCGTCTTTGCATTTTCTACGCTCTTTTGAAAGCTGGTTTGGCTGGGTCTCCCACTAATCCACTCATTTCAG ATTTGGAAAGTGGAGCTGACGATTTTGGGTTCTATGATTGGTTTCAGGCGTTAAGCAAACCAG AAAAAGAGGCAGCTGCAAGGAGAAAATTAGTGAGCAAATGGCATCCAACGACCAAGGGTACCCTTAGGCGCAATTACAGAATACCTTCTAAATCTGAAGGAAGACGCCTGCTTAAAGCCATCGCATCTTTGCTGTCAGATGATGACCAGTTTAGAGATGCCACATCCCACAAG GGATGTCAAATCAGACGGGAAAACGCTCATGGGGAAAGTGTATGTTGCAACAATGTGCGAGCTCTGTTTGATGAGCTCCCGACTCCACACTTAGTGGTGGAAATCTCAGCTTTTCCTGCCGGTCCTCTCACAGAAAACGATTATGCAAAGGCTGAGAGACTAGAAAGAGTGCTCAGATCTGGTCCTTCAGTTTGA
- the LOC140956702 gene encoding uncharacterized protein produces the protein MFPPSLYKNPSTTNFPSHLTFKNKKTAPYKQKMGSFIGHVAPGFGFLIIGLWHVFNHIKLHAVNPKSYRSSPWFPTSRIKYLELYLIMIGSSMSIAMELFIGPDRHQPLDPDGTIPSNHLHNFEHSNISLTFFTYAFLSIVLDKLDPPAQYGLTNLLGAVAFGQQLLLFHLHSSDHMGVEGQYHWLLQIAIFISLSTTLLGISYPQSFLNSFVRSASIMFQGVWLVVIGYMLWTPSLIPKGCFINLEEGHDVVRCQDEKALERAKSLVNIQFSFYVIGMTIFIVTLYLIMIKLYQNKVDFEYSVPEEDENDDVEAQKDGNDKIGESKSFLQIGRLLDSMDMER, from the coding sequence ATGTTTCCCCCGTCATTATATAAAAACCCATCCACTACCAATTTTCCTTCGCACCTaactttcaaaaacaaaaaaactgctccttataaacaaaaaatgggTAGTTTCATCGGGCATGTGGCACCTGGATTTGGCTTTTTAATCATCGGATTATGGCATGTTTTCAATCACATCAAACTCCATGCCGTAAACCCGAAATCCTACAGGTCTTCACCATGGTTTCCCACTTCAAGAATCAAGTATCTTGAGCTCTACTTGATCATGATTGGAAGCTCCATGTCTATAGCAATGGAACTCTTCATAGGGCCGGATCGCCATCAGCCCCTCGACCCCGATGGAACTATCCCCTCTAACCATCTCCACAACTTCGAACATTCGAATATCTCCTTAACTTTTTTCACCTATGCGTTTCTCTCAATCGTGCTAGATAAACTCGACCCCCCGGCTCAATACGGACTCACCAATCTGCTAGGTGCGGTGGCTTTCGGGCAGCAACTCCTCCTCTTCCATCTCCACTCCTCGGATCACATGGGGGTTGAGGGCCAATACCACTGGCTTCTTCAAATTGCGATCTTTATCTCACTTTCCACCACTCTTTTAGGCATTAGTTATCCCCAAAGTTTCTTGAATAGCTTCGTGAGGTCTGCTAGTATTATGTTCCAGGGTGTTTGGCTCGTGGTAATCGGGTACATGTTATGGACCCCTAGTCTAATACCTAAAGGTTGCTTCATAAACTTGGAGGAAGGTCACGACGTGGTCCGGTGCCAAGACGAAAAGGCTCTAGAACGTGCCAAATCGTTGGTCAACATTCAATTTAGTTTCTACGTGATAGGGATGACAATTTTCATCGTGACCCTTTATCTTATCATGATCAAGCTGTACCAGAACAAGGTTGATTTTGAGTATTCCGTGCCAGAGGAAGATGAAAACGATGATGTCGAGGCACAAAAAGATGGAAACGACAAGATTGGTGAGTCTAAGAGTTTTCTACAAATTGGAAGGCTATTAGACTCTATGGACATGGAAAGGTAG